AGAAACGTGCAGGAGGTACAGGACAGAAAATCCAGCAGGAGAGGATTCGGGTTCAGTTAGATTATGGTAGTCCTAGAGTAGCAGCCAAGGCCCTTACGGTGAACGAGGGTGGCGATCATTTTCTACTTGGTCAATGTGGTTTTGAATGTAAATATCTTATGAAGTGTTTAAGTAACATTTTCTTGTGACATATGGATTGGAGATGAGAAGATTCAGATATCAATCCCTTGCAGATGAAATTTAACTTTctgatgaataaaaaaattaattgtgacAATAAAacagtactccctccggtcctatttataagcatgaaagagaagaaaaatcttggtcttttttataagaaccaaatgaaagtttgagctatattaattatttttttccaatgatgcccttattaattctaacttgtagaatgtgtctcattaattattttctctctttcccactttccaacacgaataacaaagggtaattttggaagtttattttgattcaagacaaatttaatgcattttatctagttttactacatttcttaaactatgtgaattttttttttgttgcttataaataggaccggagggagtaaatgttaaaggaagaaaataaaagtcACTGTACCAATCATCATTTAGTTCTTCAGACCAAACATTCTACTCTTTAGTATACAACCCCAATCATATATATCAATCAACTTATTCAACAATCATTTATTTTCTTGACTCTTTAGTATGAACTATGAAGTGTAACTTACAACTTTTAACCCTCACACATATCTTGATCAGTATtcgaaaaaataataatagagagggtatataaatttatgtatATGTGTATGAATCAATATATGAAGCACAAAAGTATAGATCTATGAACTTACGGCAGAGCCATTATCCAATGTTGGCCATCAATTTTTACCTTGAGACTGTGAATTCGGGCAAACAAGTCAACCGCTCTTCTAACCCCTCTATTATCCGCAGCAGTAAAATAATCATGCCCGAAAATAACCCCACCGGGGCGGAGTATCCGGTAGCCACGGTTTATATCGGACCATGCCGACAAAAAATCATGACCCGCATCTATCTCTACTAGATCAGCATAAACACCCAACTCACAAAGCCAAATCAAAGCCGACCCGCTCGAAAACGGTACGGGCAAAACCGATTCGGTTAGGTTTCGGGTCACCACATTCTGAAGAAACTGGTAATAAAGCAAAACGTCGCCGTTTACCATTGGTGTAGTATTGAACCGGTCCCTGAACCCGGCCCAACCACGAAAGTCATCGATGCAGAGAATCTGGGTTGTCAGCCCAAACCGGCGGGTCAACTCCGCCATGTGAAGCGCCGAAGCGCCAAGGAACGTGCCTACCTCCACGATGGTCTGTGGCCTCACCCTCCTGATGAGGTTCTCGAAAACAGCGCCGTTTGAGCCCCACCCTTTGACCTTCTTGCTGCGGCTGAGCTTCGCCGCCGCGTGTGCCGGCGGGAAACCATGAAACGGCGACGTCCCGTTGAAGAGGCGGTTGATGAGCGTCCGGCGAACGGTTTCCGACGGGAGTGGGTCGGCGCAGCGAGCTGTGACTAGGAACGGGTCGAGTTCGGTGGTGTTGGTGGAGATGCGGAGGGTGGTTGAGGAAGCGGGTTGCGATGGCGGTGGAAACGAGGTGGAAGAAGAGTGGGAGAAGTAACCCAGTGAGTAAGTTAGCAAGAGGAGGATAACATACGCTGCGGGTTTTGCTGATAATGAAGATGAAAATCCCTTGTTGTTGCGATGGTGAAGGGGTTGCTCTGTTTTCATGTTTGTGGAACAGAGGAGAATTACAGAGTCAGAGACAGTTGGGGTTGGATGACAACATTACATTGGAATTCTCGACTGTGTTCTTTGTTTGGGTTGGCTAAGGACGACGACAAGTACGGACCACAGAaacgatgaagatgaaggattGCGCTTTTGATATATAGACTTGACTATTCTGATTTGCTGCAAATATTTTTGGGAAGTTTATGACTTTTAAGATCAAAATTTGGTGAATGGAGCCGAGAAATTtgggattatgattattttcttaatttctactacataaaaaacaaaagaaacacacattctaagaaataaaaataatttgtatCAATTTAATATTAGAATAATTAGGAAAAGTTAATTgtaactattttaaaaaataattactttttttttgtatacCCAAAAGgtcaaaaataattattgtatgtattaatttgatattt
This portion of the Lotus japonicus ecotype B-129 chromosome 3, LjGifu_v1.2 genome encodes:
- the LOC130746328 gene encoding uncharacterized protein LOC130746328 codes for the protein MKTEQPLHHRNNKGFSSSLSAKPAAYVILLLLTYSLGYFSHSSSTSFPPPSQPASSTTLRISTNTTELDPFLVTARCADPLPSETVRRTLINRLFNGTSPFHGFPPAHAAAKLSRSKKVKGWGSNGAVFENLIRRVRPQTIVEVGTFLGASALHMAELTRRFGLTTQILCIDDFRGWAGFRDRFNTTPMVNGDVLLYYQFLQNVVTRNLTESVLPVPFSSGSALIWLCELGVYADLVEIDAGHDFLSAWSDINRGYRILRPGGVIFGHDYFTAADNRGVRRAVDLFARIHSLKVKIDGQHWIMALP